The genomic segment GATAATCCTTCTCATTAAGAAACTTTTAATTTGTGATGATGCTAGATTTATTAGAGTCACTTTAAAGGATTCCTTAGAAAGAGAGGGATATCAAGTAGTTGATGAGGCAGATCCTCGTTATTTTCTTTTAACAATATATTAAGAAATGATTAATATATTTGACAAAGAACTGACAAGAAAAAATAATAGTATATTCATAAGGAAGGAAGTTTGATATTTATGTTAAGAGAAATTGAAGAATTAAAAATTAAAGATAAAATTACAGTAGAAGACAAACAAATGCTTAGAAAAGCACTAGATGGAATAAAGGGATGGAAGTTTAATCCGGTTGCAGTTATTACAAATGGAATTGAAGATTATTATTTTATATGTAGAGTAAAAACAGTAATAAAAGATTTACAAATGAAGATGGCAAAAGTGTATATTAAAATACAAGAAGGGAGTAACCCTAGACTGTTAGCAATAGAAGAAATATAATAATTCAGATACATGAATAAGTAAAAATGGCAATAAACTTATATCTATAATGTATAGAAAAGCAATTTCTAAGTAGAAAGTGTAGGTGAGAGTAGTAAATAAAGGTATAAAACTATATTACAATATAAAAAGTTTTTCGAGATAGGCTATGTGATAAAACTAGTCCTATCTTATTTTTATGTGTATTTTAGAAAGAACGATAATTTATAAATAGATATTGCAGCTCAATAAAGTTTTTTATCCATAATTCACTTAGTATAAAAGTAGAGAATGCATCAAGCGTAAAAAGCTTTGTCATTAAAAGTTAAGGCAGTTTTTATTAGAAATAATTTATTAATGACAATGCTTTTTATATGAAAGATTAAATATGTTGATTATGAAGCTAATGATTTTTCTAAGTTCTTTATAAAATTATTAAAAAAAGTTACTAGGTTTATTAATTATAATATTTAAATTTGATGGAATATAAAAATATTATATAGGCAAAAGTACAGATAGTAATTAAAATGATATTATGAAGATATATTATATTACATAAGATGCTGGGAGGAAATACAATGTTAAAGATAGGTTGCCATTTATCGGCTTCAAAAGGATTCAAGAATATGGGAGAAGAGGCTATTAGCATAGGCGGAAATACATTTCAATTTTTTACTAGAAATCCAAGAGGGAGCAAAGCAAAGGCTATAGATGAAACAGATATAAAAGAATTTTTAAAGTTAGTAGAAGAAAATAATTTCTCTAAAATATTAGGTCATGCACCATATACGTTAAATGCTTGTTCTGCAGATGAGAACACAAGAAAGTTTGCAGTAGAGGTAATGAAGGATGATTTAGAGAGGATGGAGTATATTCCTAATAATCTTTATAATTTTCATCCAGGAAGTCATGTTAAGCAAGGCGTAGAGATTGGAATTAAATATATTTCAGATATGCTAAACGCAGTGCTTAAACCTGAACAAACAACTACTGTATTGCTTGAAACAATGGCAGGAAAGGGGACCGAAATTGGACGTACATTTGATGAATTGAAAGAGATTTTAAATAATGTAGAATTATCACACAAGGTAGGTGTTTGTCTTGATACATGTCATGTTTATGATGCAGGGTATGATATTGTTAATAATTTAGATGAAGTAGTAGAACAATTTGATAAGATAATTGGCTTAGATAAATTATGTGCAATACATTTAAATGATAGTATGAATCCATTTGGAAGTCATAAAGACAGGCATCAAAAAATAGGAGAAGGTTCTATTGGATTAGAGGGAATTAAGAATATTATTAATCATCCAATGTTATGCAATTTACCATTTTTCCTTGAGACACCAAATGAGCTTGATGGATATGCAAGGGAGATAGAATTATTGAAGAGTATATATCAAAATTAAAAATATTTATTGATAAAATTATATGCTCTGTATAGCGTAATTTTACTAATCAAATTGCATTATGAATAAAAAATAATAATATAGCAATATTACTTCTATAATAAATATTAAGTAATATAGAGAATTATGATATACTTAAGCTGTTAAAATATACATAAAAGGTGGAAAAAGTTATGAGGATCACGAAGAAGAAAAGTTTTGTTTTTATAACAATTATAGTGGGAATATTTTTATTGGTAGGTTGCGGAAATAAAAATGCTAGCAATGGAAAAGGGGAAGCAGATAATTCCTCTAAAACAAGTGAAAGCAATGAGGCAACTCCATCAGCAAATAGTAAGGACCTGCCAATAGCTACTATAAAAGTAGAAGGATTTGGAGAAATTCAAGCTGAATTATATCCTGAAATTGCTCCTAATACTGTTAACAACTTTATATATTTAGCCAATAAAGGCTTTTATAACAATTTAAAATTCCATAGAGTAATTAAAGGGTTTATGATCCAAGGAGGAGATCCTAAAGGAAATGGAACCGGTGGGCCAGGTTACTCAATTGAAGGGGAATTTACTTCTAATGGTTTTGCAAACAGTTTAAAGCATACAAAAGGAGTATTATCTATGGCAAGAGCACAAGATCCTAACAGTGCAGGAAGTCAATTTTTTATAATGTCAGGAGATGCACCAAATCTTGATGGAGAATATGCTGCTTTTGGAAAAGTAATATCAGGGTTAGATATAGTAGATAAAATTCAAAATGTAGAAACTAGTTCTGCTGATGCACCTAAAAAGGATGTTGTAATTACATCAATAACTGTTGATACAAAAGGTGTGGAATACAAAGAACCGAATAAAAAGTAAATTTATAAATGTAGCTTATAATCTAAGAATACATGATTTAGTGGAGACTTATATGACTAATATTAATCATATAAGTCTCCACTAAAATTTTATCAGGCATTTATTGGATAGCTTGCGTAATGGAGTTTATTTTATCACTGGGATGCTTATTCCAATTATTTTTCCAAGATTTAATACATTCATATAGGATTATAATTAACATAGCAAGTATTATAACTGATAACACGGTTAATGTAGTCTTACCATTTGGAATATAGTTATTAAAGATATTTTCAATAGAAGCTGTTGAAGTTGTTATAGCGATAAATATCATAGGTAATATTGTTATAGTGGTATATTTTTTCTTGCCCATCTCTATAAGTACAGAAGTTCCGATTGCAAAAGCAATTGCGGCAAGAGTTTGATTGGCGACTCCAAATAGAGGCCAAATAGTTGAAATGTTACCACTATAAAGTAAAGCTCCCCAGCTAAGTGACATTAATGCACTGAAAAATACTAGATTAAATTTAGAATCTTTTTTAGCAAGTGGTTTGTACATTTTGCCAAAAAGATCTTGTAATAAATATCTTCCTATTCTTGTTCCTGAATCTATAGTTGTTAAAATAAATAATGCTTCAAACATTATACAGAAATGATACCAATAAGACATTAAGGTTGATGCACCAGGTAGCTTTTGGAACACATATGTCATACCAACGGCTAAAGACACAGATCCACCAGGCCTTCCAGCAAGTTTCTCACCAACAAGTGACTCGAGCATTCCTAAATCTTTTGGGACTAAATTTAATTTATCAAAAACTTCTGGCAAGGAGTTTATAGCAAAATAATCAGATGTAGGCAATGATGTAGCTGCAATCAATGCCATGAGGGAGACAAAAGCCTCAAGTAACATAGAACCATAACCTATTGGAAGAATATCTTTTTCACTCTTTATTAGTTTTGGAGTAGTTCCAGTGCTAATAAGTGAATGGAATCCAGATAGCGCACCACATGCTATTGTTATGAATAAAAACGGAAATACTTTACCGCTGACAACCGGACCACCACCATGAACGTATTGAGTTAGTGCAGGCATTTCTAAATTTGGTCTGACTATTATTATACCGATAACTAAAGCGCCAATAACTCCAAGTTTCATATAAGTACTTAGATAATCACGAGGTAATAATAATAGCCATACAGGTAAAGCCGCAGCACAGAATCCATAGATTACTAATATTACAGATAGTTGTTTAGTATCAAGAGTCAAAAAATTACCAAGAGTTGTACCTTCAATTTGTGGCCCAAAGATAACTGCAAGCATTATTAAAGCCATACCTATTATAGTAGCCTCACCTATTTTACCAGGTCTAATGTATTTTAAATAAATTCCTATAAAAATTGCGATTGGAATAGTAGCTCCAACTGTAAATGTACCCCAAGGGCTATTATAAAGTGAGTTAACGACTGGTAAGCCAAGACCAGCCATTGTAATTATTAATATGAAAATAACTGAAATGGAAGTAATAAAGCCAATTCTTTTTCCTAATGTATGCTTTGCAATTTCTGCTATGGACTCACCATTAAACCTGACTGATGCGAAAAGCATTATCATGTCATGAACTGCACCAGCAGCAACGGAACCAATCAATATCCAGAGAGCACCAGGAAGGTAACCAAACTGGGCTGCTAAAACGGGTCCGATAAGAGGACCGGCTCCTGCAATAGCTGCAAAGTGATGACCTAGCAGAACCCACTTATTTGTTGGAACATAATCCTTGCCATCATTGTATATTTCTGAAGGAACTTTTTTAGATTCATCTAAAACCAATACCTTTGCAGCAATGAAAGCGCCGTAGAATCTGTATGATAGTATTAGAATTAAAGCACCAATGATAACTAAAACAATAGAATTCATATATACATCCCCTTTGTGTA from the Clostridium beijerinckii genome contains:
- a CDS encoding deoxyribonuclease IV is translated as MLKIGCHLSASKGFKNMGEEAISIGGNTFQFFTRNPRGSKAKAIDETDIKEFLKLVEENNFSKILGHAPYTLNACSADENTRKFAVEVMKDDLERMEYIPNNLYNFHPGSHVKQGVEIGIKYISDMLNAVLKPEQTTTVLLETMAGKGTEIGRTFDELKEILNNVELSHKVGVCLDTCHVYDAGYDIVNNLDEVVEQFDKIIGLDKLCAIHLNDSMNPFGSHKDRHQKIGEGSIGLEGIKNIINHPMLCNLPFFLETPNELDGYAREIELLKSIYQN
- a CDS encoding peptidylprolyl isomerase, producing the protein MRITKKKSFVFITIIVGIFLLVGCGNKNASNGKGEADNSSKTSESNEATPSANSKDLPIATIKVEGFGEIQAELYPEIAPNTVNNFIYLANKGFYNNLKFHRVIKGFMIQGGDPKGNGTGGPGYSIEGEFTSNGFANSLKHTKGVLSMARAQDPNSAGSQFFIMSGDAPNLDGEYAAFGKVISGLDIVDKIQNVETSSADAPKKDVVITSITVDTKGVEYKEPNKK
- a CDS encoding carbon starvation CstA family protein, coding for MNSIVLVIIGALILILSYRFYGAFIAAKVLVLDESKKVPSEIYNDGKDYVPTNKWVLLGHHFAAIAGAGPLIGPVLAAQFGYLPGALWILIGSVAAGAVHDMIMLFASVRFNGESIAEIAKHTLGKRIGFITSISVIFILIITMAGLGLPVVNSLYNSPWGTFTVGATIPIAIFIGIYLKYIRPGKIGEATIIGMALIMLAVIFGPQIEGTTLGNFLTLDTKQLSVILVIYGFCAAALPVWLLLLPRDYLSTYMKLGVIGALVIGIIIVRPNLEMPALTQYVHGGGPVVSGKVFPFLFITIACGALSGFHSLISTGTTPKLIKSEKDILPIGYGSMLLEAFVSLMALIAATSLPTSDYFAINSLPEVFDKLNLVPKDLGMLESLVGEKLAGRPGGSVSLAVGMTYVFQKLPGASTLMSYWYHFCIMFEALFILTTIDSGTRIGRYLLQDLFGKMYKPLAKKDSKFNLVFFSALMSLSWGALLYSGNISTIWPLFGVANQTLAAIAFAIGTSVLIEMGKKKYTTITILPMIFIAITTSTASIENIFNNYIPNGKTTLTVLSVIILAMLIIILYECIKSWKNNWNKHPSDKINSITQAIQ